A genome region from Triticum aestivum cultivar Chinese Spring chromosome 2B, IWGSC CS RefSeq v2.1, whole genome shotgun sequence includes the following:
- the LOC123042791 gene encoding uncharacterized protein — translation MSLEIYLVGNYSHDIGPLVRDAIDNGMIKELDLTIADDKDYNCKGVDMLQKAQDVDGFFSAYPNILPCLTRLQLYNLRFAEGDIHHILFDCCKQLQHLSLEHCDVGDCSVWQVDAPNSVLRVLEIRYSYLKRLKVLCLPKLELLSWEAWVHCEPPLHFGYVPSLKELILLCAAKLDHPEFSLSQLLDGATEINTLTLNFQGEKLWIQPESRQLRAAFSKLRKLSIHGIYVEFDLLWTINLLEAAPTVEIFDIEVYEHPCMVPYWVRVGVQRVQPSWKTPGFTSCKKWQLRELYVTNFSSLVGQHVLFVREVMDQAPNLKTVILKEDEEACKDCEAMGALPTPVGGLFPRTKKEQETIAQQLRDNMVSSSSAQIIFKSIVSTVVF, via the exons ATGTCGCTTGAGATCTACCTGGTTGGCAACTACTCGCATGACATTGGCCCATTGGTCCGTGACGCCATCGACAACGGCATGATAAAAGAACTGGACCTAACCATTGCGGACGACAAGGATTACAATTGCAAAGGTGTGGATATGCTACAGAAAGCACAGGATGTAGACGGGTTCTTCAGCGCCTATCCTAATATACTTCCTTGCCTCACAAGGCTCCAGCTTTACAACCTGCGCTTTGCTGAGGGAGATATACATCACATCCTATTTGATTGCTGCAAGCAGCTGCAGCACCTTAGTCTGGAACACTGTGATGTTGGCGACTGCTCGGTGTGGCAGGTAGACGCGCCGAATTCGGTCCTCAGGGTTCTTGAAATCCGCTATTCGTACTTGAAGAGGCTCAAGGTGCTCTGCCTTCCCAAACTAGAGCTGCTCAGTTGGGAGGCGTGGGTGCACTGTGAGCCCCCCTTGCATTTTGGTTATGTCCCGTCTCTTAAGGAGTTAATCCTCTTATGTGCTGCAAAGCTTGATCACCCGGAGTTTAGTTTAAGCCAGCTTCTAGATGGTGCCACAGAAATCAATACCCTGACCTTAAACTTCCAAGGAGAAAAG CTTTGGATCCAACCGGAAAGCAGGCAACTCCGTGCCGCATTCAGCAAGCTAAGGAAGCTGTCTATTCATGGCATATATGTTGAGTTTGACCTGTTATGGACAATAAATCTCCTTGAAGCTGCTCCAACCGTTGAGATATTTGATATTGAG GTGTATGAACATCCATGTATGGTACCATATTGGGTGCGCGTTGGCGTTCAAAGAGTGCAACCTTCATGGAAGACGCCTGGGTTTACAAGCTGTAAGAAGTGGCAACTGAGAGAGCTCTATGTTACCAACTTTAGTTCCCTCGTGGGGCAACATGTGTTATTTGTACGCGAGGTGATGGATCAAGCGCCAAACTTGAAAACTGTTATtttgaaggaagatgaagaagcaTGCAAGGATTGTGAGGCAATGGGCGCACTGCCTACTCCGGTAGGAGGCTTGTTTCCGAGGACCAAAAAGGAGCAAGAAACAATAGCCCAGCAACTTAGGGACAACATGGTCAGCTCGTCCTCGGCACAGATAATTTTCAAAAGTATTGTTTCAACGGTGGTATTCTGA